ATGCCGTAAATTATTTTAGTGGCGATGATGAATTTATAGCTCTCCTTTAATAGATAAATAATTATGCTGCAGAGGGCACAATTATTTTTTATTCGTCATCAATAAATTACTAGAAGCAGGATTTTGTTGGGTTAGAGGAAGCAAATCAATAAATTTTGGTTGACTATTTTTGTAAGCGTTTTATAATTAATTGAAAAGGCAAAAATATTTAGTCATAAAAAATATTATTTTGAAATGTAAAGGAGGGACCAGGCAATGATTGCAGCTACGGATGTGACGGGGATTATTCTTTGTGGCGGACATAGCTCGCGAATGGGATTTAATAAAGCATTGTTAAAATTGGACGGACAATATGTCATCTTACAGACTGCGGTCAAACTCAAAGAATTATTTCCGGCAGTGGTATTGATGACGAATAACCAGCAAAATTTTCGGGTGAGTGATGCGTTTGCTGGTTATCCGATTTGGGAAGATGACTATCAAAACTCTGGTCCCTTAGGTGGTCTGGTCACTGCTTTGGCTAGAGTAACTACGCCATATATTTTTGTGACTGCGTGTGATATTCCGAATATTTCTTTAACTATGATCCGGCAATTATTGAATAGCGTGCAGTCTGAACAGGTTATTTTGTATCAACAGGATAACCATATTGAATCCCTCTTTGGACTTTATCATCGTTCTTGTTTACCACTATTTACAGCGCAATTAGCTCAAGGTAATGGACAAATTCGCTATTATTTTTCGCAATTACGTGTTAGATTACTTTCCAGTCCTTTAACCGAGTTAAGGAATATTAATACGCCGGCTGAGTTACCTGGGTGGCGTATTAAAAAATGAGGTGAAAATATGAACAGTTTAAAAGCAAATCAAGTTATTGAAACGTTCAGTTTAAAGGCGAAGACTAAAAGTCAGCTTGGTTTAGGGAAATTATTGCTGTTAGGGATGATGGCAGGTGCTTTTATTGCAATTGGTTATTTGGCGTTTGTCCGAGTTGCTGGGACTGTACCTAAAAGTTGGGGGAGTTTTTCAACTTTTTTGGGTGCCTGTTTATTTCCAATTGGATTGATTGCAATCACGTTTTTAGGTGGTGAATTAGTTACTGGGAATATGATGATTCTCACGTTCGGTTTTTTGAAAAAACAGCTCACTTTAGTTGCAGTGATCAAAAACTGGGTACTTGTGCTGCTTGCTAATTGTTTAGGTGGTGCGCTGTTTGGCTTGCTTTTTGGTCATTTAGTCGGATTAACTGAAGGTGATTTTGCAGCTAAAACGATTGCGATCGCAACTGCAAAATTAGCGGATAGCCCTAGTGCAATGATCATATCTGGTGTTGGTTGCAATATTTTAGTTGGAATGGCCATTTTTCTAGCGGCAATGAGCCAGGACTTTTTTGGTAAGGTAATCGGTGTCTGGTTTCCAATCATGATCTTTGTGGTTTGCGGGTTTCAGCACGTGGTTGCCAATGCCTTTATTCTAACTGCAGCGGTTCTGGCTGGCGGTCATTTTTCAGCTAGCGCGTTGGTGCTCAACATTTTACTTGTTTTTATTGGTAATGCAATCGGTGGCGCGCTTGGCTTAGCTGTACCTGTTTATTATGCCAATCGTGAATCGGCGGTGGTTTCTACTACTGAGAGTCCTGAATCAATCAAGCAGGTGATCGTCAATGAATGAGTTGATTGCAGTACCGCAAATGATTCAAATTGGCTCAACTGGTCGCAATAGTGGTAAAACGGTTGTTGCTAAAAAATTGATTCACAGATTTAAACAGCGTCATACACTGGTCGCTTTGAAGATTATTACAATTACTGGTACGCGCGGTAAATGTCAACGTGGCGGTGTTGGCTGTGGTATCTGTACGAGCATTGATTCTGGATATGAATTGACTGAAGAAAAGAATCGGCGGGGCAAAAAAGATACGATGGAATTATTAAAGGCGGGTTGTCAGCAAGTATTTTTGTTAAAGGCATTTCGTGAGCATTTGCTGGATGGTTTTGAAGCATTTTTAGCGCAGATTCCAGCTGATGCATGCATTATTTGCGAATCAAATTCACTCCGTTCTTACATTCGGCCCGGTATTTTTCTGATGTTGAATAATCAAAAAAAACAGGTTAAGCCGACTGCGGCTAGTGTTTATAATTTAGCTGATTTAGTGATGACTGCACCAACCGATCAGGAGCTGATGCAGATCAGCATTCAAGCGACGGCAACACAACAGGAAGTCTGGGCGACGCAAGCAGTCTAAGGCTGTGTTTGAATTTTATGATTGCTCAACCCAAGGCGCACTGAGAAACAATCTTTTAACTTTATTTTAATGATCTAACACGTTACCAAGTGTCGCTTGTTGTCTGATTAAGTTGATGCTTAAAAGATGGTTGCTTTTTCAAACGCATCCAGAATGAAGGAAGGTTATCGAAATAAATGGCTAATTTAACAATTAATGAAAAAAATGAAATTATTGATCGTTATCAAGCTAATCCTGAGCAAGCATTGAATATTTTAGTTGATCTACAGTTTGCTTCGACTGATGGCTATATTGATCAGAAAACGGCACAGCTAGTTGCTAAACGTGTTGGGGTGACCGAAACACGTATTTATGAGTTGATTAGTTTCTATGCGATTTTGAAGGAGAAAACTCAGGCACGTTATGTCTTGAAAATCTGTAATAGCGCACCTTGCCGTTTTTCTGGTGAACCATTAGTCAGCCGTAGTCTCAAAGAAATTCTAGGTGTCAATGAAAATGAGATGACGGCTGATGGTTTGTTCTTATATCATGGGATTCCGTGTGTTGGTGCTTGTGCACAGACCCCCTTTATTAAGATCAAAGATCGTGTTTTCCCAAATTTAACTGCGCAACAAATCGTTCAATTAATCAGTGATCTTCGTGCTGGTCGTTATCCAGCACTATAGTATGGCAATCAGCAAAATAAATATTGCTGTCGCCAACTAAGCTGGTGTTGCTGCTTAGTTGGCGACTAGATCAAGTGAAAAATGAGTCTTAGCGGTAACAGAAAAATTTTAGTACAAAATTATCCACTATTGTGGAATAGCGGTGGTGAAAAAATGGTAGTTAGAAATCAAGCCGTTTTAACGGCACGTTTTAATAAATTACAGGCTGATCCCACTGATATTGATGCTTTTTGTCAGTTAGATGGTTACGCTGGTTTAAAAAAAGTAGTTGAAATGGACAAAACAGCGGTGTTAGATGAACTTGATCGCGCTGTATTATTAGGTCGTGGTGGTGCTGCTTATCCCGCCGGCAAAAAATGGCGTCATCTTTTTTATGCTAAAGGGCAACCTAAATATATTGTCTGTAATGCCGATGAAGGTGAACCGGGCACATTTAAAGATAAGACGTTGATCGAACATGATCCATTAGCAATCATTGAAGGGATGACGATTGCTGGTTACATGTTTGATTCACCGCAGGGCTATATTTATATTCGTGGTGAATATCGCAATTTACACCGTTGTTTACGTAAAGCCTTAGTGCAAGCACGGACCGCCAATTTTTTAGGTGAAAATATTCTTGGTATCACTGGCTTTAATTATGATATTAAAATTATTTCTGGCGCCGGTGCGTATGTTTGCGGTGAAAGCTCAGCCTTATTAAATTCAATTGAAGGGAAGACGGGGCGGCCTCGAGTTAAGCCACCACATTTAGCTGATGTAGGTCTATATCTGCAGCCTACCTTAGTGAATAATGTGGAATCTTATGCCAATATTCCGGTGATCATTCGTGAAGGTGGTGCAGCTTTTAAAGCATTGGGTACAGAAAAAGGCGGTGGAACCAAATTAATTTGCTTAACTGGTCATGTTAAAAATCGGGGACTGTTTGAAGTTAATCTGGGAACGCCACTTTACGATATTCTGTATTCAGAAAAATATGGTGGTGGCAGTAGTACTGGGCGACCATTGAAATTTATCCACTTTGGTGGTCAGTCTGGACCCATTGGGGCGGTAGCGCAACTAAAGGATTGTCTTTATTCTTATGATGGCTTATGGGCCAATAATTTAGCAATTGGTTCGGGCGCGCTAGTTGTCATGGATGATAGTGTCAGCATTATTGATTATTTAAATAGTGTCGCTGCTTTTTTTGCCCATGAATCTTGTGGTAAGTGTACACCTTGCCGAATCGGCACATTACGAATTTTAGAAGCACTAGAAAAATTTCAGAAAAAAGAAGCTGTCCCTGGTGACCTAGAAGTTTTTGAATCGATGTTAACGCATGTGACTCAGTTATCTGCTTGTGGGCTTGGCCAATCAGTTGCAACATCTATGGTCAGTAGCTTGAAGCTTTTTCCAGAAGAGTTTGAATTGGCGATCAATCGGCAGACAGCTGAGCAGAAGGAGGTTTTGTGGTGATGATGGAAACAAAAACAGCAACCGTAATGTTAACAATCGATGGACAAACGGTAACAGTTCCGGAGGGGACAACATTGCTAAAGGCTGCTGCAATGAACGGAATTGAGATTCCTACACTTTGCCATTTAAAAGAGTTAGCTCCCGATGGCTCTTGCCGGATGTGTATGGTAGAAGTTGAAGGTGGTCGCAAAGGTGGCTTAGTGACAGCCTGTTCAGCACATGTGCATGAAGGAATGGTTATTCATACTCAAAATAAAAAAGTGCGTGACTCACGCCGTTTTGTATTGGATCTGTTGTTAAGTAATCACAAATTAGATTGTTTTAAATGCCCAAGTAACGGTGACTGTAAATTACAAGATTATTCTTTGGAATATGGGATGCTTGAAACTAGTTTTCATGGGCAGCGACAACCAGGAAATCAGCAAGACACGACAAACCCGTTTTTTGATTATGACCCAGAAAAGTGTATCATGTGTCGGCGTTGTTCGCGCGTCTGCCAGTTACGCCAAGGACGTGACGTGATCAGTATTGCCAAGCGTGGATTTGATACCAAAATGATGCCAGCCTATGGTGAGGATTGGGATCAATCAATTTGTGAATCTTGTGGTAACTGTGTGTCTGTTTGCCCAACTGGTGCACTGGCTTCTAAAGATCAACAAAAGTTTCGTAAGTGGGCAACTACTAAAATACGAACAACTTGTCCGCATTGTGGCACTGGCTGTCAAGTCGATTTATTAGTTAAAAATAATGTGATCGTTGGTGCTGAACCAGCTGATGGACCCGCTAATCGTAATTTATTATGCGTAAAGGGAAAGTTTGCGTCTTACAAGTTTGTAGCGTCTGGGGACCGTTTAACGACGCCTCTGATCAAGCGCCAGGGTCAATTCGTACCTGCTAGTTGGGATGAAGCATTAACCTTGATTGCAGATAAGTTTACGGCGTTAAAACAAAACTATGGTGGCAATAGTTTAGCTGGGTTCTCTTGCTCGCGTTCGACTAATGAAGACAATTATGTTTTCCAAAAAATGGTACGGACTGCTTTTGGTAGTAATAATGTTGATAATTGTGCACGTGTCTGTCATTCGGCAACAGTTCATGGGCTAGCTCATACTTTAGGTAGTGGGGCAATGACCAATACGATCGCAGATATTACCACTGATGTTGACGTGATTTTATTGATCGGTTCTAATACTACTGAAGCTCA
This is a stretch of genomic DNA from Loigolactobacillus coryniformis subsp. coryniformis KCTC 3167 = DSM 20001. It encodes these proteins:
- the mobA gene encoding molybdenum cofactor guanylyltransferase — encoded protein: MIAATDVTGIILCGGHSSRMGFNKALLKLDGQYVILQTAVKLKELFPAVVLMTNNQQNFRVSDAFAGYPIWEDDYQNSGPLGGLVTALARVTTPYIFVTACDIPNISLTMIRQLLNSVQSEQVILYQQDNHIESLFGLYHRSCLPLFTAQLAQGNGQIRYYFSQLRVRLLSSPLTELRNINTPAELPGWRIKK
- a CDS encoding formate/nitrite transporter family protein yields the protein MNSLKANQVIETFSLKAKTKSQLGLGKLLLLGMMAGAFIAIGYLAFVRVAGTVPKSWGSFSTFLGACLFPIGLIAITFLGGELVTGNMMILTFGFLKKQLTLVAVIKNWVLVLLANCLGGALFGLLFGHLVGLTEGDFAAKTIAIATAKLADSPSAMIISGVGCNILVGMAIFLAAMSQDFFGKVIGVWFPIMIFVVCGFQHVVANAFILTAAVLAGGHFSASALVLNILLVFIGNAIGGALGLAVPVYYANRESAVVSTTESPESIKQVIVNE
- a CDS encoding NAD(P)H-dependent oxidoreductase subunit E, with protein sequence MANLTINEKNEIIDRYQANPEQALNILVDLQFASTDGYIDQKTAQLVAKRVGVTETRIYELISFYAILKEKTQARYVLKICNSAPCRFSGEPLVSRSLKEILGVNENEMTADGLFLYHGIPCVGACAQTPFIKIKDRVFPNLTAQQIVQLISDLRAGRYPAL
- a CDS encoding complex I 51 kDa subunit family protein — its product is MVVRNQAVLTARFNKLQADPTDIDAFCQLDGYAGLKKVVEMDKTAVLDELDRAVLLGRGGAAYPAGKKWRHLFYAKGQPKYIVCNADEGEPGTFKDKTLIEHDPLAIIEGMTIAGYMFDSPQGYIYIRGEYRNLHRCLRKALVQARTANFLGENILGITGFNYDIKIISGAGAYVCGESSALLNSIEGKTGRPRVKPPHLADVGLYLQPTLVNNVESYANIPVIIREGGAAFKALGTEKGGGTKLICLTGHVKNRGLFEVNLGTPLYDILYSEKYGGGSSTGRPLKFIHFGGQSGPIGAVAQLKDCLYSYDGLWANNLAIGSGALVVMDDSVSIIDYLNSVAAFFAHESCGKCTPCRIGTLRILEALEKFQKKEAVPGDLEVFESMLTHVTQLSACGLGQSVATSMVSSLKLFPEEFELAINRQTAEQKEVLW